From Stenotrophomonas maltophilia, a single genomic window includes:
- a CDS encoding GNAT family N-acetyltransferase — protein sequence MKLRLYRPTDASACLSIFDSNVPTFFAAEERSDFERFLLVQAVDFAFQVIERDSSVIACGGITRRGDGSAGFCWGMVERALHRQGIGRELTLARLRQAEADSSITHITLSTSQHTQGFYAGLGFYVTRVVPDGHGAGIDAVEMERRV from the coding sequence ATGAAACTCCGCCTCTACCGCCCCACGGATGCCAGCGCCTGCCTGTCGATCTTCGACAGCAACGTGCCCACGTTCTTCGCCGCCGAAGAGCGCAGCGATTTCGAACGCTTCCTGCTCGTGCAGGCGGTGGACTTTGCCTTCCAGGTCATCGAGCGCGACAGCAGCGTCATCGCCTGCGGCGGCATCACACGCCGTGGCGATGGCAGCGCCGGCTTCTGCTGGGGCATGGTCGAGCGAGCGCTGCACCGGCAGGGCATCGGCCGCGAACTGACGCTGGCACGCCTGCGCCAGGCCGAAGCGGACTCGTCGATCACGCACATCACGCTCAGCACCAGCCAGCATACGCAAGGATTCTATGCCGGCCTCGGCTTCTACGTGACACGGGTGGTGCCCGATGGTCACGGCGCCGGGATCGACGCCGTGGAGATGGAGCGGAGGGTATAG
- the dnaX gene encoding DNA polymerase III subunit gamma/tau produces MEDGGLMSYLVLARKWRPKRFAELVGQEHVVRALSNALDSGRVHHAFLFTGTRGVGKTTIARIFAKSLNCEQGTSADPCGQCAACLDIDAGRYIDLLEIDAASNTGVDDVREVIENAQYMPSRGKFKVYLIDEVHMLSKAAFNALLKTLEEPPEHVKFLLATTDPQKLPVTVLSRCLQFNLKRLDEDQIQGQMTRILAAEDIEADDSAIVQLAKAADGSLRDGLSLLDQAIAYAGGALREDVVRTMLGTVDRTQVAAMLDALAEGDGPRLLQVVAALAEFSPDWSGVLEALAEGLHRIQVQQLVPGAAVAEGLDATAFAERLRPEVVQLWYQMALNGRRDLPLAPSPRAGFEMAVLRMLAFRPAAAVPPVPKSVEGAAGGNVAGGGSGAGTHDATPAAAAASAGPAATVQVAAAMQAAPREPDPEPEPAPQPEPEPTPEPEPVPVQEPVQPPPMKADVEAQMPPAEPAASDDLPPWATDEAEARDEALAVEMAGPDAAMVAPWQEPPSPMAVPADAEPVERERPFRTEGIVIAPAEPATVRDAAPLEGVSELASAEDWLDLVASSGLSGPSRQLAANAAFISCQHETLKLGLSPGFEYLRSERALAALGEMLQKALGQAPKIVVETVETEHVPAETLHQRADRQRGERQQVAEAVFMDDPEVQVLIQQHGARVVSDSIRTFDE; encoded by the coding sequence ATGGAAGACGGTGGCCTGATGTCCTATCTCGTCCTTGCCCGCAAGTGGCGTCCGAAGCGTTTTGCCGAGCTGGTGGGCCAGGAACACGTGGTCCGTGCGCTCAGCAATGCGCTGGACAGTGGCCGGGTCCACCATGCGTTCCTGTTCACCGGTACGCGTGGCGTGGGCAAGACCACCATCGCGCGCATCTTCGCCAAGTCGCTGAACTGCGAGCAGGGCACCAGCGCCGACCCGTGTGGCCAGTGCGCGGCCTGCCTGGACATCGACGCCGGCCGTTACATCGACCTGCTGGAGATCGACGCCGCGTCCAACACCGGTGTGGACGACGTGCGCGAGGTGATCGAGAACGCGCAGTACATGCCGTCGCGCGGCAAGTTCAAGGTCTACCTGATCGACGAAGTGCACATGCTGTCCAAGGCGGCGTTCAACGCGCTGCTGAAGACGCTGGAAGAGCCGCCGGAACACGTCAAGTTCCTGCTGGCCACCACCGACCCGCAGAAGCTGCCGGTGACCGTGCTCAGCCGCTGCCTGCAGTTCAATCTCAAGCGCCTGGACGAGGATCAGATCCAGGGCCAGATGACCCGCATCCTGGCGGCGGAAGACATCGAGGCCGACGACAGCGCGATCGTGCAGCTGGCCAAGGCCGCTGACGGCAGCCTGCGCGACGGCCTGTCGCTGCTGGACCAGGCGATCGCCTATGCCGGCGGCGCGCTGCGCGAGGACGTGGTGCGCACCATGCTGGGCACGGTCGACCGCACGCAGGTGGCGGCGATGCTGGATGCGCTGGCCGAGGGCGATGGCCCGCGCCTGTTGCAGGTGGTGGCCGCGCTGGCCGAGTTCTCGCCGGACTGGAGTGGCGTGCTGGAAGCGCTGGCCGAAGGCCTGCACCGTATCCAGGTGCAGCAGCTGGTGCCGGGTGCGGCCGTTGCCGAAGGCCTGGATGCCACCGCCTTTGCCGAGCGCCTGCGCCCGGAAGTGGTGCAGCTCTGGTACCAGATGGCCTTGAACGGTCGTCGTGACCTGCCGCTGGCGCCGAGCCCGCGTGCCGGCTTCGAGATGGCGGTGCTGCGCATGCTGGCGTTCCGTCCGGCCGCCGCGGTACCGCCGGTACCGAAGTCGGTGGAAGGTGCCGCAGGAGGCAACGTTGCCGGTGGTGGCAGCGGCGCCGGGACCCACGATGCGACGCCGGCCGCTGCCGCCGCTTCGGCAGGCCCGGCCGCGACGGTACAGGTGGCTGCCGCAATGCAGGCCGCACCGCGCGAACCCGATCCCGAACCTGAGCCGGCCCCGCAACCGGAGCCGGAGCCGACGCCGGAACCCGAGCCGGTGCCGGTGCAAGAGCCCGTGCAGCCGCCGCCGATGAAGGCCGACGTGGAAGCGCAGATGCCGCCGGCTGAGCCAGCGGCGAGCGACGACCTGCCGCCGTGGGCCACCGATGAGGCCGAGGCCCGCGACGAGGCGCTGGCGGTCGAGATGGCCGGCCCGGACGCGGCCATGGTGGCGCCCTGGCAGGAACCGCCGAGCCCGATGGCAGTACCTGCTGATGCGGAACCTGTCGAGCGGGAGCGCCCATTCCGCACCGAAGGCATCGTCATCGCCCCGGCCGAGCCGGCTACGGTGCGCGACGCCGCGCCGCTGGAAGGTGTCAGCGAACTGGCCAGCGCCGAGGACTGGCTGGATCTGGTCGCCAGCAGCGGCCTCAGCGGCCCTTCGCGACAGCTGGCCGCCAACGCCGCCTTCATCAGCTGCCAGCACGAGACCTTGAAACTGGGCCTTTCGCCCGGATTTGAATACCTGCGCTCCGAGCGCGCGCTGGCTGCCCTGGGCGAGATGCTGCAGAAGGCTCTTGGCCAGGCGCCGAAGATCGTGGTCGAGACCGTGGAAACCGAACACGTTCCGGCCGAGACCCTGCACCAGCGGGCCGACCGCCAGCGTGGCGAGCGGCAGCAGGTGGCAGAGGCCGTTTTCATGGACGACCCGGAAGTGCAGGTGCTGATCCAACAGCACGGCGCGCGGGTTGTTTCCGATTCCATCCGTACTTTTGACGAGTAA
- a CDS encoding YbaB/EbfC family nucleoid-associated protein, whose product MRGNIAQLMQQAQKMQENLQKAQEEIAKIEVTGSAGGGMVSVTLTGAKECRKVRIDPSLASDPEMLEDLIAAAFNDASNKIDAESKSKMGSATAGMQLPPGMKLPF is encoded by the coding sequence ATGCGCGGAAACATCGCCCAACTGATGCAGCAGGCCCAGAAGATGCAGGAGAACCTGCAGAAGGCCCAGGAAGAAATCGCCAAGATCGAAGTGACCGGCAGCGCCGGTGGCGGCATGGTCAGCGTGACCCTGACCGGCGCCAAGGAGTGCCGCAAGGTGCGCATCGACCCGTCGCTGGCCAGCGACCCGGAAATGCTGGAAGACCTGATCGCGGCCGCCTTCAACGACGCTTCGAACAAGATCGATGCCGAGTCGAAGTCGAAGATGGGGTCGGCCACCGCCGGCATGCAGCTGCCGCCGGGCATGAAGCTGCCGTTCTGA
- a CDS encoding DUF3667 domain-containing protein, with the protein MSSTDTAHAACENCDTALHGHYCHRCGQSAHNPLKHVGHAIEEVFESFWHLDGRIFRTLRDLWVPGRIALNYLKGRRVGYVQPLRLFVILTLFTFFVGKLFVHVDDFGVGGGRDSVYAKATTVEQVEAARARQLALIDQQQASSPATGNAGFAMAKAAVNAAAAQRKAELEGTRSVAPAETTTGGYGTFFDHTVNGKPWDADSNPIVLDGWPQFANRWLNKRLQNGNTNIKRMGGKADLYMQAILTALPGALFFLMPVFALVLRIAYLRRPMGYLEHLVVALYSHCWLMMVLLATFLVAGIGNAFASPTIATLSQWLYALLWLAVPVYLLWMQQRVYGGNKAFTVLRYLAIGGVYLFLVTFVVMYAVLAGISA; encoded by the coding sequence ATGAGCTCGACCGACACCGCTCACGCCGCCTGCGAGAACTGCGACACCGCCCTGCATGGCCATTACTGCCATCGCTGCGGGCAATCGGCGCACAACCCGCTCAAGCATGTCGGCCACGCCATCGAGGAAGTGTTCGAATCCTTCTGGCACCTGGACGGGCGCATCTTCCGCACGCTGCGCGACCTCTGGGTGCCCGGCCGCATCGCGCTGAACTACCTCAAGGGCCGCCGGGTGGGATACGTCCAGCCACTGCGGCTGTTCGTCATCCTCACGCTGTTCACCTTCTTCGTCGGCAAGCTGTTCGTGCACGTCGACGATTTCGGTGTGGGCGGCGGGCGCGACTCGGTGTACGCCAAGGCCACCACCGTGGAACAGGTCGAAGCCGCACGCGCACGACAGCTGGCGCTGATCGACCAACAGCAGGCCAGCTCCCCCGCCACCGGCAACGCCGGCTTCGCCATGGCGAAAGCTGCAGTGAATGCTGCCGCCGCACAGCGCAAGGCAGAGCTCGAGGGCACCCGCTCCGTCGCCCCTGCTGAAACCACCACGGGCGGATACGGCACCTTCTTCGATCACACCGTCAACGGCAAACCCTGGGATGCGGACAGCAATCCCATCGTCCTCGATGGTTGGCCGCAGTTCGCCAACCGATGGCTCAACAAGCGCCTGCAGAACGGCAACACCAACATCAAGCGCATGGGCGGCAAGGCTGATCTCTACATGCAGGCGATCCTCACCGCACTGCCGGGCGCCCTGTTCTTCCTGATGCCGGTGTTCGCACTGGTGCTGCGCATCGCCTACCTCCGTCGACCGATGGGCTATCTCGAGCACCTGGTGGTCGCCCTCTACAGCCACTGCTGGCTGATGATGGTGCTGCTGGCAACGTTCCTCGTCGCCGGCATCGGCAATGCCTTCGCATCACCCACGATCGCCACGCTCAGCCAATGGCTGTATGCCCTGCTGTGGCTGGCGGTTCCGGTGTACCTGCTGTGGATGCAGCAGCGCGTGTATGGCGGCAACAAGGCGTTCACCGTACTGCGCTACCTCGCCATCGGCGGCGTGTACCTGTTCCTGGTGACCTTCGTGGTGATGTACGCGGTACTGGCGGGCATTTCGGCCTGA